ACTGACAACTTggtcacaacatggtctcctttgagataatgctgcagagacagcgctataagggagtaactaaaacactcaattttagacgtgcagactttgccagtataagggcatctctgcaatgtgtcaactgggaaaggcttttcatggggttagacacagaaggaaaatggaacatctttaaaacattgctttgtaggtatacgcaacagtatatccccctagtaagcaaggagaggcatcgcaaagcaaaacctttatggctgaataaaagtgttattgtcgaggttggtaagaaaaaacgtgcttttagggcattcaagttagctgggacagcagaaactttcatcaggtacaaggaagcaaataaagcatgcaaaaaagctatcaggcaagctaaaatagagatggaaagggatattgctgctaggagtaaaaagaatccaaaattattttttaattatgtgaatagtaaaaaaatgaagcaagaaggggtgggaactttattatcacgggggggtacgttggttgatgaaaacggggaaaaagctgaaattttgaactcttatttttcatctgtctatacatctgaggagccagataatgaaggcttcccttgtaatatgcccagttctagtaatttagctactgacgcatgggtcactcgggaggaaattcaaaagagacttgaacatgtaaaggtaaacaaaggtccagggccggatgggattcatcccagggtattaaatgagctgagcgctgtgattgccaaacctcttcacttaatttttcaggattcattgaggtctggcatggtgccaagagactggcggattgctaatgtggtgccgttatttaaaaagggatcccgttctcagcctgaaaactataggcctgttagtctgacatcagtagtaggaaaacttttggaaggggtaataagggatagggtacttgaatacattgcagttcacaatactattagtttgtgccagcatggttttatgcgtaacagatcttgccagactaatttagttgccttttatgaggaggtgagtaggaaccttgatgctggaatggcagttgatgtcatctacttggactttgctaaagcgtttgatacagtacctcacagaaggttaatgatcaaattaaggaatattggcctagaacataatatttgtaattggatagagaactggctgaaggatagagtacaaagagtggttgtaaatggaacattttctaattggaccagtgtggttagtggagtaccgcaggggtcagtccttgggcctttgctgtttaacttgtttattaatgacctggaggtgggcatagacagtattgtttctatttttgctgatgacactaaattgtgcaaaactataagttccatgcaggatgctgccgctttgcagagcgatttgacaaaattagataactgggcagcaaactggaaaatgaggttcaatgttgataagtgcaaagttatgcactttggtagaaataatataaacgcaaactatctactgaatggtagtgtgttgggggtttccttaatggagaaggatctaggggtttttgttgataacaagttgtctaattccaggcagtgtcattctgtggctactaaagcaaataaagtgctgtcttgtataaaaaagggcattgactcaagggatgagaacataattttgcccctttataggtccctggtaaggcctcaccttgagtatgcagtgcagttttgggctccagtccttaagaaggatattaatgagctggagagagtgcagagacgtgcaactaaactggttaaggggatggaagatttaaactatgaggttagactgtcgaggttggggttgttttctctggaaaagaggcgcttgcgaggggacatgattactctgtacaagtacattagaggggattataggcagttgggggatgttcttttttcccataaaaacaatcaacgcaccagaggtcacccctttagattagaggaacggagcttccatttgaagcagcgtaggtggtttttcacggtgagggcagtgaggttatggaatgcccttcctagtgatgtggtaatggcagattctgttaatgcctttaagaggggcctggatgagttcttgatcaatcagaatatccaaggctattgtgatactaatatctacagttagtactagtggttgtatttatagtttatgtatgtgagtatagattggtaggtgtgggttaggtgtgctgggtttacttggatgggttgaacttgatggacacaggtcttttttcaaccctatgtaactatgtaactatgtaactatgtaactttgcaGAGTACGCCTGCCCCACCCTCAGAGCTACTGACATTAGATAGGGTTAAATTAGGCAAATAATATAATTCTTCTGCCTTTTCCAGTTGATTAGAATGTAGAATGTAAGGGGGATGTGGCCTGAAGAAAAAGTATACAGTGTTTCTTTACTGCTTTGCTATGATATACATTTAAAATTAGTTTAGATTTCTGTCCCATCATGTCTTTCAGTAGCAACTCCATAAGTTTGGTCACCCACTCTCTCTAAATTTTTAGAATCCGGTGCATTGGTTGCTGCTTTGTTTAAGCAGCAGCTAATGCATTTGCTGGATATTCTACTTAATTACAATAAAATATCAGATTACCTAAACTGCATTTTATACAAAAGTGACATATCAACTTTACAAATGTATATTCAATTTTACAAATTATATTGCGGGTAAATTTGTAATTGCAGCCCATCCTTAGCTGGAGATTTACAGGCTGGGCAAATACCGGCCGGGTGGTAACCCTATCCATATATGAAGCCCTTGGAATTGGCTGGCTGTccaatatctggttgaaaattgGTATTTAAACTGAGCAGGGCAGACTGAAAACAAAGAGTCTTGTGTGTGCAGAGCTTTATGGCTTTTGCTGATCAATATGTGGCAATCACATGTGTCTACAAACATTTTCTCTGAAAATAGTGAAAGGAAAACAGTTGCATTAATGCTAGTGCCATTTATTTAAAATTCTGGCCATACCATGCTATAACTGAaactataaattatttattttatcactTTAAGTATTTTTGAAATGATTAGACTTCAATACATACCATATATGGCCCGAAAAGAATGTTTTGCTGCAGCTTCATGGTAGCCTGTGTGAATTAGCCCCTAAGTTAAGATGTGGGTTTTAGGCCTCTGAGGTCATTTGTAATCAATAAGTGACCTACAGCAAGTAATAAAATACAATTGCTTGAATTAAGTCTTGTAAATAAAACCAACtgtatttgtttttgtaatatttaGACAAGACTCAAACAATTTGCTGTTAGATAATATCAGTGTTATTATTTGGGCTGTTCTGATTTACTTGTTTGCGTGCTGTTCCTTCACATGTACTTGCAGAACGCATTGGTCAGGAAAGAGGAAAACTGTGCCAGATCTTGGTGTTTGTTTCTTATTCGAAATGGCAGGGTCTCTTCGTTAGAGGTTTAAGTAACCAGAAATAAATCATAGCAGGCAAGAAACAACTTGGCTCTTGTACAGAATACACTCTCTGCTCCACTTTGAAGTTGAGAAAAGAAGGagctggcaaaacaatccatttgTATGAGCCCGGCAGAAAGAGATAAAGCGAATATATGTTTTCTCTTTTATAAGACACAGACATATAGTTATCATTAAAatagaattatatatttatatcaaataagctATTTGGGATATGCTCTTAAACTGAACCAATTTAGCCACTTCTAATGTGCCACagtgcaaagatctgattggttaacCCTCAAGGGAGTCCAAGGGGTGTTTCTGGCTGATTAGCTCTGCACAGACTGATGCCATTATTGGCTGAGGGACTTTAAACAGACCTGATCAAAATGTTTTCCATGACACACATGGTGATTTCTGAGCCAGCAGTATACTACTTTGTAGTTTATAacagatatctggctaaaaacaCCTGAATGTGTAAATGTCAAGTGGCAGCATTTAACTTCTTTCAGCAGAAACAGACATCTATAAGATGGTCACACACAAAAacctaacttaaggtggccatacacgggctgatttcagctgccgatattggtcctttagaccaatttgcaCCACCGGCGGCCTGAAATTGGCAAGATCTCCATTttgcaggttttatttttctgtcGGATTGGAGGCCGCGTCAGCTTGTTGATGTGATCCCAAATCCAACAGTGCCTATGCCTGCTGTCACCCTAGGGTccaatgatcaaattagcctgatatagctcagctgtaggtgggcatattgggaaaagattcacttgcttggcaacctcgccaaatgaacggatcttaccgtgtatggccacctttagtccatgGGACTAAGAGAAGAGGATGATCCTAACAGAGAAAGACAaccctttaaagcagtgatccccaaccagtggctcgtgacatgttgctctccaaccccttggatgttgctcccagtagcctcaaagcagatgattatttttgaattcctggcttttgggcaagttttggttgcataaaaaccaggtgtacagaCAAACAAAGCCAGTCcacataggctgccagtccacataagggctaccaaatagccaataacagtccttatttggtaccccctggaacatgttttatggttgtgctgctccccaagtctttttacatatgaatgttgctcacgggtaaaaatcgttggggatccctgctttaaagggTAATCGAAAAAAACTCTTacaggcaattatgaataatatgtggTGCTGGTTTTACGTTGGTCTAAAGatgaatactatctgtaaaacTGGCCCTTGGGCTTCCTATAGATTCTCTCAGGTCCCTGTTCGTGTTGGGGGGTGTGCATAtcttaacggtccctgccagaagcaaatTAGGGGGGGagtaggcaatcacagccctgcagtcacacaagcaaagaaaggcttcagttctctatcaggtcagcctagctgctgattggttcttgtGCTACAGTGCAGTGTTGTGAGTGTCGCAGggcccctgcacagcctgggaaaggaagcggcaggaagtggaacagattggCAGGACTAGTAGGGTTTCTGGAGAAATCTTCAATAAATCTAAATCTACTTTTTATAGCATGTTCCTACTGAGTATGTGCtcaaagtgcacctatcacccttACATTattttccccaccagaggtgctaGCCCGCACTACGGTTGGGGgggaaacaaattttttttttttaaaagaaaaaaaactccccCCGCCAGCGCaggagctcccagtgtgggcggcggccatgttggttggcACGATTGCATATTATAAGTGATCTCCCTGCTCGCTATTTGGAAGGCATAAGCACCTATtagattttaaacattttctcataaacaagtttaaatatgttaaccctttcagtgcctgTCACAAGTTGGAATGCACATTTTTCCAATACAACAAATAAGAATCTGAAAACACACTTTGCAGACAGCACAGTGGTGAATGCTAAGCTTTTTGTATTAAATGAATGCTTCTTGTGGTGGTTCTTGTAATACAATAGATGTAAAATTCTTGAAatattataattaatttttaattataacTTCTAATATTAACATTTCTAATCATATACCACTTCCCCACCCCCGAAGAAAAGACCCAGCATGCCTTCTGTGGCTAGGCgcattattaaaatgtatatggaAAGAATCATTTAGCAGCTGAGCAAATGAAAGACCCACTGACTTAAAGAGTGTTTGTATAAGGCAAGTGCCATgcgtatataaatatgtatagaatTGGTGGAACATTACACTATTGTtagttttgatatatatataaatacttgaAAATGACTAGTCCAGAACTCTAATGTGGTTTTATTCAGGGAAAAACTTTGAAGCCACATTAAAGCAAGCAAGGAGAAATGATTCTATCTGCAAGGCATTGCTGGCATCTCCTGCAGGCACAGTATTAACCATAGCATACTTAGAATGTTTTTCTTGCATATTTTAGTCAACTGGCAAGATTATATTTCACACTGTTACAACACCATAGTAATAGATTTCACTCTCTGATGAGGTCACTTGTGTTCATTAACACATGGGTAAATTACAAAATGGGCATTTTATGATGGGGTAACTCACAAAGAGTTAATACCCGTAATACCTACCAAAGTTAAGTTTCCGCTATCCCTAGGTCTGGCCTAATTATGAAAGCTTATAGATTAATATCCTATATTCAAGGTGCAATGCTGTACTTGAAAGGGGAAGATCCACTTTGAATATTCAAAAAAATGGGTCATCCTATGTTATGTAATTAGGAGCCTTTTAAATGCTATTCAAAGtgtgtctgcccccccccccccgatagaaaccaataaaatcttttattttattttctaagttGTTAGACTAACCAAAACTGACTTCTGATTTGTTGCTACAAGTAACTGTACTGGTGCAAATCTTCTTAATGTTGCTATGAAGGCTTGTATGTTCGACTATTCTAACTTTTCCAATTGTTCCccattgttttacatttattactGTCTTTTTTTGTAGCTAGAAATATTCTAGCCTAATTATATTTTGCCTGCTAATCCTCttaaccattttttttcttatctaGGTTCCATGTATCTGTAAATTCCTTTTTAGACAAGCATAAGCCAGAAGTCGTTGAGCTGCACGTCTCCATGACCCCTGCCATGCTAGCCATCCAGTCTTCCATATTAGATATAATGAATGCTTGCTTAAAAGAACTCAAGCGCTACAATCCAGCACTAGAAGTAGAAGATTTATCCTTGGAAAATGCTATCGGAAAAGCTTTTGACAAGGTGGTATTTCTAGATCTTTTTTAATTTGTCTGCTTTTAGATTGTGTTTGGCATAGCCAGTAGAAATATTTAGCACATGCTTTACAAATTTTATTCAAATGTGATGCTTTtagcattgtatgtatgtatatctttatttataaagcgctacttatgtacgcagcgctgtacagtagaattcattaatacaaacagggtgttaataagataataatagataaatataaagtataacaataaatacagataaatacagctgcaataagttaagagtcgaggacacaagaggaaggaggtccctgccccgtagagcttacaatctatatgggagggtaactaacagacacaaataggcaaatataagtgctaagcattgttttttttataatatagcaAGGATGTGTTATTCAATGGCTTGCATAGAATGTTAAATCATTTACTTCTATCTATGCCACAATAGAACTTATGGTCTAATCTCCTTAACACTTGAACAAAACTCACTCACTCAGAGATAAATAGGTCAACCACTACAATAAGTCCCCATATGTAACTTATTTAGCCTATTCACATAACAAAAGAGTATGACAGTCTACTTCCAGAAGGCACAATTACTCTAATTCATACTAGGGGTGCTCTGTAATATCAGTGACCCCCAAACAGTGGCtcctgggcaacatgttgctcgccagcCTTtgggctgttgctcccagtgtccccaaagcaggtggttatttttgaattcctgacttagtggcaagttttggttgactaTAAACAAcatgtactaccaaacaaagcctcttGTAGGCTTATATAGTAGGAGTGTTCTAGACTGCACAGCAGGCACTTTTCTGTCAGTGTAGATAGACTCCTAAGCATCTTCTCTTGCAGGTCATAGCACATCAAacagcaatgtattttttttctccactAGAGATGAAAATTACATGGTCAGTGCACACTGAAATGGAAGGCATCTACTTGTCCGTACACACAGTACATTCAAACATAGTGTTGCCCCATGTGTGCACTGACTGACAAATGCAGTATTGTGCTCTGGTTATATTTTTGTAACCTATTTTGGTTTCCCATAGACTATTCGTCACTACTTAGATCCACTGTGGCATCAGCTTGGAGCAAAGACCAAGTCCTTGGTCCAGGACTTGAAAATTCTTCGTACGCTATTACAGTATCTATCACAGTATGACTGTGTGACTTTCCTAAACCTTTTGGAATCAATGAAAGCAAGTGAAAAGGCATTTGGGCAGAATTCAGGtaatttttctatttaaaattaccTTTCATCCTGCAGGTGGCAGGGATTTGCTGTATGcttatatagttatatagccAGTGTAGAAGTTAATCAGTTAAAAGAACTTGGACATTAAGTCAAATAAGTCACCTGCAAACTACATGTATTAAATGGCACTGtacttttttaattgtaattttgtACTTAGTCCTTCTTGCTTTTCTATATCTCTAGCCTTCAACACCATGATTAAGGGATGAGCACTTCTCCTAGGTATTCTTATTTAGGGGGCATGAGTACAAATCTTAGAAAACTAAAACAGGAGTAGTTTGCAAGACAGTTGGAGTGGTTTCAGACACAACAGGTGCATGTCCGTGTGTAAAAGTCTGGCTGGGGAAAAACAGGAGCATGGTCTAAATTGTCCTGACCGTCCTACAAAACACTGCATGGTAGCTTTATCAGAAGACATCGACTGTATGCTCCTTTCATACTCATTCCAAAGAAAAGAGTGGACTCCTCAGTGTTTCTGCTACTAGATAGCAGTCTGTTTTTGAGACTTTATCAGAATGCTTCTCTTGAGACAATATAATTGTTTCTGTCATATAAAATCAGATAGACAGGGGACCTGTTCTGCCTCCAAGATATGCTTGTATTCCTCAGTGTCTTTTTTAAGATATAATAAAATCATGAAACGCTacttaaaaatgtgcatttttaaaaaaaataccttttctttGATTATTTGTAAGGTTGGCTGTTTCTTGACTCAAGCACCTCTATGTTTGTGCATGCTCGAGCCAGAGTCTACCATGTTCCTGACTCCAAGGCAATTAAGAAGTCAAAACAGTCAGATTCAAATGAAAAGCAAGGTAAGTAATTTGCATTCCACATATCATGTTTTGTTGGGCCTGCAGAATTTTTTTGTGGctctgaataaatatataaagaaaatattggtTTTCAGCAATAATTCTTCCACTGCCCTGGTTGCCCTAAATGTTAAAGGAGTTTAGatgttataaattatatttatataaacctgATGTATAGAAATTTTTAGCAGTTCCAAGCATGGCATGTGTTTTTTTGTCCGTGTTTATAACATGTTTATATGACATTTCTTCAAATATGTCGCCTTCAATAAATATACTAAAAATAGCAGAATGATTTGCACTTCACTGGTATTTTTAATATGacttttaatatgtattttttcagATGGAAAAAAGGAACTGGTGTTAGAGAATAACCCAAAATGGGAAGCATTAAGTGAAGTCCTAAAAGAGATTGAACAGGAAAACAAGAACAGTGAGGCTCTGGGAGGGCCAGGTGAGCTTGTGGGGGTGAAAGAAATGCGGTCTGGGAACAGggtgttatttctgttttttgcatATTTGTTTATGCATAAAATATGCCATAGCAACCCAATCATACATAGCACATTTATTAACAAGCAAAATGTTTGCACTGCTTTAGAAGGCACATGTAGTCCTGTTGTGAAAGGATGTGCCACGTCTAGTAATTTATCTAACACATACATGTTTTATAGACTTATTCTGTATTTTACCCCGTAATATTGTTCTGCGCTCACACCTGCATCTTCTGAGAGAGAAAtgtattttgcctttaaaggacatgtaaaacccaCAAACAAatatgtaatcagtgaacagcctctttgaaatctttcaatacctgccaaactggttgtccagaggttaatagtaaggctgcaacatctccttaatcatttagatttcattctcttcctgtaacccacACCTTgcccccccctcgggaatttgctatGATTTCTGGCATGCCAGACATGCTCAggtgttctaagctcagattactaaacacgccccccagtctagcagccagtaaagagatggcattgttgattcccatagaaactcagctctagctgtctgcttcaatttatttctcctaactttctctcctgagctcagctcaaacaaagcagaatttttatcaaagacagttctgcctgtgtgaaccTGTATTCTTGAtcaaatgtatgctgaataagggtctttgtgtgtgtgtatgctgtttgcagatttatatatatatgtatctgagGAGTCATAAAATCATATTTCAATGTGGATCTAGAGCCATACCATACATACATTATAGGGTTCCTTGTAGGGTTAGTGTTATTGATGACGAAATGATAATGATGCCTTCctgatttttctttatatttatttgtgtacAAGGTCGAGTGCTAATTTGTGCCAGTGATGACCGAACTTGTGCCCAACTTAGGGAATACATAGCTGTTGGGGCAGAAGCACTTTTAGAGAGACTTTACAATAAAACCTTTGGGAAGGATGAAAAAGCGTCAGAGGTTTGGATGAAAAGGAGGAAAGCCATAACGGCTAAAGGTAGtaacaaaagcatgaaaacatCCCTTCCCAAGAAGCCGAAAGAGGGCAaatctaaacagaaaaaaaacaatacaaaaacagaACTGACTTTAACACAAATGATAGGAAAAGAAGAGGAAGATGAAGTGGGGAAAGATGATGTGGAAAGTGTGAGTCAAGAGAGCAGCTTTGAGGAACCAAAGTATGAAGACCTCCAGCTGAATTTGCCTTCAGATTCCTATTATGGCATTTTGAAAGAGCCACTTACTGTTATTCACCCTTTGCAAGGTTGTAGTGACTCCTATGGGCTAACAAGGGTTCTGCATGAAATTGAGCCGAGATATGTAGTTCTTTATGATTCTGAGCTAAGCTTTGTTCGTCAGCTTGAAATTTACAGAGCAAGCAAACAGAAACCTTTAAGGTATGTAACCAGGCCACAATGTTCTTAACTGCATACAATCCCAATTTCTTTCATAGAGTAAGCTTTACTAAATTGAAAACCCGGTAGTATAATTAATAGGAACTGGTTAGCTAATCTAACCTCATCTGTAGTGTTTTTAGCTTCTACTAGTATCTAGAGGTGTACTGCAACAATGCAATGTATTCTATATATTGCTTAAAACAGAGCATTGGGGTCTGCTTTAGTGCAAAAAGATTTAGAAATTTATGCTAAAATATTTAGTTACTGGGATTGAAGATCATATAGTAACCAAATTTAGCCCTTATGCTATAATatgtatgttatgcttttattCCTTACACTTGGATTTTCTCAATTTTTTAAGGGTATACTTCCTTATCTATGGAGGTTCCACAGAAGAGCAGCGTTACCTGACATCTTTGAGGAAGGAAAAGGAGGCCTTTGAGCAGCTAATTCGGTATAAACATACATGCCTATGTGCTAGCCAAATACACCACCATTACACATTTAAGTGTATCTTATTTAGTCTAAAACAAGGGCATATTTTGCCCTAATTAGCATCTTACCCAAAAAGTGTTTAATCTAGTAATAGCCaagaaatcagaaaaaaatgagaataaaGATAATCATTATAGATACTAGAGATTATAGTCTTAAAGGTGGgcttaaaattattttgctgATGATTTTGCAATCATTATTGAATGGAGAGTTTAAGTTGCAAATGAATCATTTGATTTGCTGAAAGATAAACACTAATTACAAATTGGGTGTTTTCTTCTGTGTGCTTTATAGAAGGGTTATAGAAGGGTCACTGTTGACCCAGTTGGTGAATAGGTTTGTTCATATTTTGTGGCATTTAAAACCCACGTCTACAGCTTTCCAAGTTTTATGTTCGCACTTCATTTTCACTTGCATACATTGTTTTGTGTGCAGAGAGAAAGCCAGCATGGTGATTCCTGAGGAGAGAGATGGGCGAGATGATACCAATCTAGACCTTCAGAGAGATGTAACATCCACTTTTGACTCTGCTGACACAAGAAAAGCTGGTAAATACAAAGGCTTCACTGTTGGACAGTACCGTATggatttttctttatattatttagtTGCTGCATACTTATTAGCCAAGGGTGACTTGGACTTATGAAGGTAACCTAGGGGAACATTATTGACTATATTGGCTTGCTTAACTTGTAAACATGCCCTGTATGCAGCTATCCACATAAATGAGCTAAAGCAGTTCCTCCTTTTTTTTTGAAACATTGATGAAGGTTATGGTTTAATGGAGTAATGTTAGTGTGCATAACTCCAtctgttttatttgtttcttGAATTTATAAAGAAGTGCAGATACTGCAATATTTGTTTCACAGCTTTGTGCAGCAGCATTAGCCAATGCACAAAGATGCAGGCCAGAATTTATTACGTTTGCAACATCAGCTAAATAATTTTGGCTCTGTTTATAATCCTCCCCAGCCATGTGCTGCTTTTTGTTCTCCTCTTCATGGAACAAGGGCCTCAAACCAATTTCCACTACACTGGGATTTGCtttttgtctttgttttaaagggacactgtcatccATAATGGTTCTGTTTAAAGCTAATTCTGTTATTAGTTTGTTGTTGGCATTTGCAGGCTCATCCGGTGCACCACTGCTCTCCACTTGGGGCAGCATCAGACAAACTGTCCCCatcacacagcagcttatttatataaactgtagtagtgctTCTGAAGTAAATACGCAGTGATTATGAGATCAGTGTAACTGTATATTATAGTTAAATGCAAACATATccctttcagtttttggtgttaatgctatttttttttttattataatgagcATTTTGAATGTTTTTTCAAGCTTAAACTAATTTTTAATGATCTTt
The genomic region above belongs to Xenopus tropicalis strain Nigerian chromosome 9, UCB_Xtro_10.0, whole genome shotgun sequence and contains:
- the ercc4 gene encoding DNA repair endonuclease XPF isoform X1, with amino-acid sequence MAPLLEHENQVFLDLFHEDGLVITARGLGIDRILQNFLKLYCDPGNLVLVLNTNTAEEEYLIDQLRSEGVTHLPRIITNEVATGERYDVYTQGGVLFVTSRILVVDFLTDRIPANLITGILVYKAHKIIESCQEAFILRLYRQKNKQGFIKAFTDNPVAFHTGFCQVERVMRNLFVKKLYLWPRFHVSVNSFLDKHKPEVVELHVSMTPAMLAIQSSILDIMNACLKELKRYNPALEVEDLSLENAIGKAFDKTIRHYLDPLWHQLGAKTKSLVQDLKILRTLLQYLSQYDCVTFLNLLESMKASEKAFGQNSGWLFLDSSTSMFVHARARVYHVPDSKAIKKSKQSDSNEKQDGKKELVLENNPKWEALSEVLKEIEQENKNSEALGGPGRVLICASDDRTCAQLREYIAVGAEALLERLYNKTFGKDEKASEVWMKRRKAITAKGSNKSMKTSLPKKPKEGKSKQKKNNTKTELTLTQMIGKEEEDEVGKDDVESVSQESSFEEPKYEDLQLNLPSDSYYGILKEPLTVIHPLQGCSDSYGLTRVLHEIEPRYVVLYDSELSFVRQLEIYRASKQKPLRVYFLIYGGSTEEQRYLTSLRKEKEAFEQLIREKASMVIPEERDGRDDTNLDLQRDVTSTFDSADTRKAGGQVQNNVQQTIIVDMREFRSELPSLIHRRGIDIEPVTLEVGDYILTPDICVERKSVSDLIGSLNNGRLYTQCVSMCRYYKRPVLLIEFDPNKPFSLVSKNSIHQEISVNDITSKIALLTLHFPRLRILWCPSPYATAELFEELKQNRPQPDSATAMAITADSESLPESEKYNPGPQDFLLKMPGVNAKNCRAIMKHVTSIAELTTLSLEKLTEILGNSNNAKQLYEFMRTSYTEAVSQGKAKR
- the ercc4 gene encoding DNA repair endonuclease XPF isoform X2 codes for the protein MRNLFVKKLYLWPRFHVSVNSFLDKHKPEVVELHVSMTPAMLAIQSSILDIMNACLKELKRYNPALEVEDLSLENAIGKAFDKTIRHYLDPLWHQLGAKTKSLVQDLKILRTLLQYLSQYDCVTFLNLLESMKASEKAFGQNSGWLFLDSSTSMFVHARARVYHVPDSKAIKKSKQSDSNEKQDGKKELVLENNPKWEALSEVLKEIEQENKNSEALGGPGRVLICASDDRTCAQLREYIAVGAEALLERLYNKTFGKDEKASEVWMKRRKAITAKGSNKSMKTSLPKKPKEGKSKQKKNNTKTELTLTQMIGKEEEDEVGKDDVESVSQESSFEEPKYEDLQLNLPSDSYYGILKEPLTVIHPLQGCSDSYGLTRVLHEIEPRYVVLYDSELSFVRQLEIYRASKQKPLRVYFLIYGGSTEEQRYLTSLRKEKEAFEQLIREKASMVIPEERDGRDDTNLDLQRDVTSTFDSADTRKAGGQVQNNVQQTIIVDMREFRSELPSLIHRRGIDIEPVTLEVGDYILTPDICVERKSVSDLIGSLNNGRLYTQCVSMCRYYKRPVLLIEFDPNKPFSLVSKNSIHQEISVNDITSKIALLTLHFPRLRILWCPSPYATAELFEELKQNRPQPDSATAMAITADSESLPESEKYNPGPQDFLLKMPGVNAKNCRAIMKHVTSIAELTTLSLEKLTEILGNSNNAKQLYEFMRTSYTEAVSQGKAKR